One genomic region from Spiroplasma endosymbiont of Polydrusus cervinus encodes:
- a CDS encoding Asp23/Gls24 family envelope stress response protein translates to MIEKINVAKIADLVHAAVITVPGVAGFAKIDDTENNEENVIMLLKDYSQSIKLRQDGRNFYIDMFIILLEGVNIKDIAQEIQIRIKYELEKLDIYSNDIMIYVNVNIQDLLI, encoded by the coding sequence ATGATTGAGAAAATTAATGTAGCTAAAATTGCAGATTTGGTTCATGCAGCAGTTATTACAGTACCTGGGGTAGCTGGGTTCGCAAAAATTGATGATACTGAAAATAATGAAGAAAATGTGATAATGTTGCTTAAAGATTACTCACAGTCAATTAAATTGAGACAAGATGGTCGTAACTTTTATATCGATATGTTTATAATTTTGCTTGAAGGAGTAAATATTAAGGATATTGCGCAAGAAATACAAATTAGGATTAAATATGAGTTAGAAAAGTTAGATATTTATTCAAATGACATTATGATTTATGTTAATGTAAATATTCAAGATTTATTAATTTAG